In the genome of Polaribacter atrinae, one region contains:
- a CDS encoding alkene reductase, producing MSKQHLLTPYHKNLNLKNRIVMAPMTRSRADNEGKVATDELQGLYYEQRASAGLIITEGSQVSKQAVGHINTPGIHTDAQVEGWKKVTKRVHDKDGKIFIQLWHVGRISHPDFHNGELPVSASALNPNSKSFTPEGFKDTVTPKEMTISDIKQTVEDFKNAAANAVKAGFDGVEIHSSNGYLFQQFFNGSSNKRTDIYGGSIENRARFFFEVLDAMKEVIPQEKIGVRFNPSLDGLFGITMDKDTIPTFEYIIKKLNDYNLAYVHLSEPFTDVSKVPFAVTEIAKHFRPLYKGTLIINTAFDQEKGNKVLEAGDADLIAYGKPFISNPDLVARFENNLELAAWDQDTFYTTGTKGYTDYSNATK from the coding sequence ATGAGTAAACAACACTTATTAACTCCATATCATAAAAATTTAAATTTAAAGAACAGAATCGTTATGGCACCAATGACGCGTAGTCGTGCAGATAACGAAGGTAAAGTAGCAACCGACGAATTACAAGGCTTGTATTATGAGCAACGTGCTTCGGCTGGTTTAATTATTACAGAAGGTTCTCAAGTGTCTAAACAAGCTGTTGGGCATATTAATACTCCCGGAATTCATACTGATGCGCAAGTAGAAGGTTGGAAAAAAGTAACCAAGCGTGTACACGATAAAGACGGAAAAATCTTTATTCAACTTTGGCATGTTGGTCGTATTTCTCATCCGGATTTTCATAATGGCGAATTGCCAGTTTCGGCTTCAGCCTTAAATCCTAATTCAAAATCATTTACTCCAGAAGGTTTCAAAGACACGGTTACTCCAAAGGAAATGACGATTTCTGATATTAAACAAACTGTAGAAGATTTTAAAAATGCAGCAGCAAATGCAGTAAAAGCTGGTTTTGATGGGGTAGAAATTCATTCATCAAATGGATATTTGTTTCAACAATTCTTTAACGGAAGCTCTAATAAAAGAACAGATATTTATGGTGGAAGTATTGAAAATAGAGCTCGTTTTTTCTTCGAAGTTTTAGACGCTATGAAAGAAGTGATTCCGCAAGAAAAAATTGGAGTGCGTTTTAATCCGTCTTTAGATGGTTTATTCGGAATTACCATGGATAAAGATACCATTCCGACGTTCGAATACATTATTAAAAAATTAAACGATTACAATTTAGCCTACGTACATTTATCGGAACCGTTTACAGATGTTTCTAAAGTTCCTTTTGCTGTAACAGAAATAGCAAAACACTTTAGACCTTTATACAAGGGTACGTTAATTATTAACACAGCGTTTGATCAAGAAAAAGGAAACAAAGTATTAGAAGCTGGTGATGCCGATTTAATCGCTTACGGAAAGCCATTTATCTCTAATCCTGATTTAGTAGCGCGTTTTGAAAACAATTTAGAATTAGCAGCATGGGATCAAGATACGTTTTACACAACAGGAACAAAGGGATATACAGATTATTCAAATGCTACTAAATAA
- a CDS encoding DUF4252 domain-containing protein, translating to MKNITKIFSLLLLIFMITSCKNEKSLQGYLVESQEKTGFITVDIPTSFLQLKSDAVSEEAKETLKSIRKVNVVALPIKGNEAAYEVEKTKLKSIFKDNEDYKSLMSLKAKGMHVSLYYTGDTESIDEVIAFGYGEEVGIGVARLLGDHMNPAKIIEMMNSVKLDGDNVNLEQFSAIFSGK from the coding sequence ATGAAAAATATCACCAAAATATTTTCTCTTTTATTACTTATATTCATGATTACGTCTTGTAAAAATGAAAAATCATTACAAGGATATCTAGTAGAAAGTCAAGAAAAAACAGGTTTTATCACAGTAGACATTCCTACTAGTTTTTTACAATTAAAATCGGATGCTGTTTCTGAAGAAGCTAAAGAAACTTTAAAAAGTATTCGAAAAGTAAACGTAGTTGCATTGCCTATTAAAGGAAATGAAGCAGCTTATGAAGTTGAAAAAACAAAATTAAAAAGTATTTTTAAGGATAATGAAGATTACAAATCTTTGATGTCTTTAAAAGCAAAAGGAATGCATGTAAGCCTTTATTATACTGGAGATACAGAATCTATAGACGAAGTAATTGCTTTTGGTTACGGAGAAGAAGTAGGAATAGGTGTTGCCCGTTTATTGGGAGATCACATGAATCCAGCTAAAATTATAGAAATGATGAATAGCGTTAAGCTTGATGGAGACAACGTGAATCTAGAGCAATTTAGTGCCATTTTTAGTGGAAAATAA
- a CDS encoding S41 family peptidase, which yields MKIQLFPKIIFVFIFSVFLVSCDKSEDGIPTDLEVENFVWRGLNAFYLWQNDIPDLSDLRFSNQNQLNAYLEGYSSPESLFENLLNRPTDRFSWIVDDYVALENSFEGINLSTGMEFGLKLYRDNSTNVYGYVRYVIPTSDADIKGVTRGVIFNTVNGTQLTESNYSSLLFSSTTLLEIGLADYNNGIPTANGTTISLTKELVTEYPVAISKVLNEGGKKIGYLMYNQFSSSFDGELNAAFGTFKSQLVDELIIDLRYNGGGSVRTATYLGGMITGLFNGEIYSKEVWNSKVQAASTDPTRFLNYFTDEINNTDVNGNIILQEPINNLDLPTVYFIVSGSTASASELVINALRPYIDVKLVGTKTVGKQVGSVTLYDSESFTKEGADFNTSHTYAMQPIVLKISNKDDQDEIDGFTPGITLPGIELAEDYGDLGELGELSDPLLSATVNYITTGAKGIFKTNSQEYSEIFNSKLATPTSNNMYVDFKK from the coding sequence ATGAAGATTCAATTATTCCCTAAAATAATATTCGTTTTTATCTTTTCTGTATTTCTTGTTAGTTGTGATAAGAGTGAGGATGGTATTCCTACTGATCTAGAAGTAGAAAATTTTGTTTGGAGAGGCTTAAATGCATTCTATTTATGGCAAAATGATATTCCAGATTTGTCAGACTTACGTTTTAGCAATCAAAATCAATTAAATGCTTATTTAGAAGGTTATTCATCACCAGAAAGCTTATTTGAAAATTTATTAAACAGACCAACAGATCGTTTTTCTTGGATTGTTGATGATTATGTGGCTTTAGAAAATTCTTTTGAAGGCATAAATTTAAGTACCGGAATGGAGTTTGGATTAAAACTTTATAGAGACAATTCTACAAATGTCTATGGATATGTAAGATACGTAATTCCTACTTCTGATGCAGATATTAAAGGAGTTACAAGAGGTGTGATTTTTAATACCGTTAACGGAACACAATTAACAGAGTCTAATTACTCTAGTTTACTTTTTAGCAGTACAACCCTTTTAGAAATTGGATTGGCAGACTATAATAATGGAATTCCAACCGCCAACGGAACTACCATTTCTTTAACAAAAGAACTCGTTACAGAATATCCTGTGGCTATTTCTAAAGTATTAAATGAAGGTGGTAAAAAAATTGGTTACTTGATGTATAATCAATTTTCTAGTTCTTTTGATGGTGAATTAAATGCTGCTTTTGGTACTTTTAAATCACAACTAGTAGATGAGTTAATAATAGATTTACGATATAATGGTGGTGGTTCTGTGAGAACAGCAACCTATTTAGGCGGAATGATTACCGGCTTATTTAATGGAGAAATATATTCTAAAGAAGTTTGGAATAGTAAAGTGCAAGCTGCATCAACAGACCCAACTCGTTTCTTAAACTATTTTACAGATGAAATAAACAATACAGATGTTAATGGAAACATTATTTTACAAGAACCTATAAATAACCTAGATCTTCCTACCGTTTATTTTATTGTTTCTGGTAGTACTGCTTCTGCTTCAGAATTGGTTATAAATGCTTTAAGACCTTATATAGATGTAAAACTTGTAGGTACAAAAACAGTAGGAAAACAAGTTGGCTCAGTGACTTTGTATGATTCTGAAAGTTTTACCAAAGAAGGAGCGGATTTTAACACATCGCACACGTATGCAATGCAACCAATTGTTTTAAAAATCTCTAATAAAGACGATCAAGATGAAATTGATGGCTTTACACCAGGAATAACATTACCAGGAATTGAATTAGCAGAAGATTATGGTGATTTAGGTGAATTAGGAGAATTATCAGATCCTCTATTAAGTGCAACAGTCAACTACATTACAACGGGAGCTAAAGGTATTTTTAAAACCAATAGTCAAGAGTATTCTGAAATTTTCAACTCTAAATTAGCTACACCAACAAGTAATAATATGTATGTAGATTTTAAGAAATAA
- a CDS encoding RNA polymerase sigma factor → MNQSDFLKVVLPFKDKVFRLAKRLLVSTEEAEDATQELYFKLWKSKTKIADYKNVEAFAMTMTKNYCYDRLKSKQASNLTLIHSNYKEKDTSLDKQVEHRDSVNQVHQLIAALPEQQKIIIQLRDIEQYDFDEICKMVDMKPTAVRVALSRARKTIREQLIKKHNYGVS, encoded by the coding sequence ATGAACCAGTCAGACTTTTTAAAAGTTGTTTTACCGTTTAAAGACAAAGTCTTCCGTTTAGCAAAAAGACTTTTAGTTTCTACAGAAGAAGCTGAAGATGCTACACAAGAACTGTACTTTAAATTGTGGAAAAGTAAAACAAAGATTGCCGATTATAAGAATGTTGAAGCGTTTGCCATGACCATGACAAAAAATTATTGTTATGATCGTTTAAAAAGTAAGCAGGCAAGTAATTTAACATTAATACATAGTAATTATAAAGAAAAAGATACGTCTTTAGATAAGCAAGTAGAACATCGAGACAGTGTAAACCAAGTGCACCAATTGATAGCAGCGTTGCCTGAGCAACAAAAAATTATTATTCAGTTAAGAGATATTGAACAATATGATTTTGATGAAATCTGTAAAATGGTAGACATGAAACCAACTGCAGTACGAGTGGCATTATCTAGAGCAAGAAAAACAATAAGAGAACAATTAATTAAAAAACATAACTATGGAGTTAGCTAA
- a CDS encoding bifunctional metallophosphatase/5'-nucleotidase encodes MKRRSFIKRTGALSTMALVGGLTIPSFTTKKQRHITVLHTNDTHSHIEPFKANHNRFPNRGGVARRATLIEHIRQENENTLLLDAGDIFQGTPYFNYFGGELEFKLMSILKYDVATIGNHDFDNSIEGLYKQLPNAKFDFVSANYDFKNTVLDTHVKPYKILHKDGLKIGVFGLGIELEGLVGKKMYKETGYLNPIEITQDITRQLKQEEQCDLIICLSHLGYYYKSNPDKVSDLTLAKATKDIDLIIGGHTHTFLPKPTIVKNADGKNTLVNQVGAYGVNLGRIDFYFDEDATKTAKGTTILV; translated from the coding sequence ATGAAAAGAAGAAGTTTTATAAAACGCACAGGAGCATTATCTACAATGGCATTAGTGGGTGGTTTAACAATACCATCTTTTACAACTAAAAAGCAAAGACACATTACTGTTTTACACACCAATGATACGCATAGTCATATAGAACCTTTTAAAGCCAACCACAACAGGTTTCCGAATAGAGGAGGAGTGGCAAGGCGAGCTACCTTGATAGAACATATACGTCAAGAAAATGAAAACACCTTATTATTAGATGCTGGTGATATTTTTCAGGGAACGCCTTATTTTAATTATTTTGGAGGGGAATTGGAGTTTAAGTTGATGAGTATCCTTAAATATGATGTTGCTACTATTGGTAATCATGATTTTGACAATTCTATAGAAGGGTTGTACAAACAATTACCAAATGCAAAGTTCGATTTTGTTTCTGCCAATTACGATTTTAAAAACACGGTGTTAGATACACATGTAAAACCTTATAAAATACTGCATAAAGACGGACTTAAAATAGGTGTTTTTGGTTTGGGTATTGAGTTAGAGGGACTAGTAGGCAAGAAGATGTACAAAGAAACCGGTTATTTAAATCCTATTGAAATTACACAAGATATTACCCGTCAATTAAAACAAGAAGAACAATGCGATTTGATTATTTGTTTATCGCATTTAGGATATTACTATAAAAGTAATCCAGATAAAGTTTCAGATTTAACCCTAGCAAAGGCTACTAAAGACATCGACTTAATTATTGGTGGCCATACCCATACTTTTTTACCAAAACCAACTATTGTAAAAAATGCAGACGGAAAAAACACCTTGGTCAACCAAGTAGGAGCTTATGGTGTAAATTTAGGACGTATTGATTTTTACTTTGATGAAGATGCAACTAAAACGGCAAAAGGAACTACTATTTTGGTGTAA
- a CDS encoding DUF4252 domain-containing protein: MKKIAILIALVIAPMVTSAQSFFDTLEDMNGVDMVVVTKDAFELISKFKNVNVDDNEGMKVFQMIQDLKEFKMFSTKDADIANKMEAMANTAIKKQNLTQLMRIKDDNSRVKIYVQSTKNKDFVSEVLMFIKGMDKQTNGNAEAMVVSLTGNIDINKMSELADTFSKKK; encoded by the coding sequence ATGAAAAAAATAGCAATATTAATAGCGTTAGTGATTGCCCCAATGGTAACCAGCGCACAGTCCTTTTTTGATACTTTAGAAGATATGAATGGAGTAGATATGGTAGTTGTTACCAAAGATGCTTTTGAGTTAATCTCTAAATTTAAAAATGTAAATGTAGATGATAATGAAGGGATGAAAGTCTTTCAAATGATTCAAGATTTAAAAGAGTTTAAAATGTTTTCTACCAAAGATGCAGACATTGCAAACAAAATGGAAGCTATGGCAAACACCGCCATTAAAAAACAAAATTTAACACAGTTAATGCGTATTAAAGATGACAATTCTCGTGTAAAAATTTATGTACAGTCTACAAAAAACAAAGATTTTGTTAGTGAAGTATTAATGTTTATTAAAGGTATGGATAAACAAACCAATGGAAATGCAGAAGCTATGGTGGTTTCTTTAACAGGAAACATAGACATTAATAAAATGTCTGAATTAGCAGATACTTTTTCTAAAAAGAAGTAA
- a CDS encoding 5'-nucleotidase C-terminal domain-containing protein yields the protein MKLYQFIIFFLLLSSCNKTEKHLDKITAKTIVIDSTIAPSVKIENMITPYKEKLTGDMQEALTYTSIPLTKKSIAMQSTLGNLLADMCLEMGNPIFKEETNTSIDFSMFNNGGIRATIPSGNITKEHAFKLMPFDNEFVVATLTGDKITELVTYFIKNKKAHPLSKSINLTITDTDYTLKIKGKAFDKNKTYNVLTTDYLQGGGDKMNFFKKPVKLTKLDYKMRDAIIDYFKKVDTLKTGIDNRVTIK from the coding sequence ATGAAATTATATCAATTTATTATCTTTTTTCTTTTGCTATCTTCTTGTAATAAAACAGAGAAGCATCTAGATAAAATAACAGCAAAAACAATTGTTATTGATAGTACAATTGCACCTTCTGTAAAAATAGAAAACATGATAACGCCTTATAAAGAAAAACTTACAGGCGACATGCAAGAAGCTTTAACATATACATCAATACCGCTTACAAAAAAAAGTATTGCTATGCAAAGTACTTTAGGTAATCTATTAGCAGACATGTGTTTGGAAATGGGAAACCCTATTTTTAAAGAGGAAACAAATACAAGTATCGATTTTTCTATGTTTAATAATGGTGGAATTCGAGCTACAATTCCATCAGGAAACATCACCAAAGAGCATGCTTTTAAATTAATGCCTTTTGATAATGAATTTGTAGTTGCCACCCTTACAGGAGATAAAATAACTGAATTGGTTACTTATTTTATTAAAAATAAAAAAGCACATCCTTTATCTAAAAGTATAAATTTAACAATTACTGATACCGATTATACTCTAAAAATTAAAGGAAAAGCATTCGATAAAAATAAAACATATAATGTTTTAACAACCGATTATTTACAAGGTGGTGGTGATAAAATGAATTTCTTTAAAAAACCAGTAAAACTAACGAAATTAGATTATAAAATGAGGGATGCTATCATCGATTATTTTAAAAAAGTAGATACTTTAAAAACAGGAATTGACAACCGTGTAACTATTAAATAA
- a CDS encoding MoaF-related domain-containing protein: protein MKLKLITLISLITFSLGFSQNHTTEKNKFQFGEAEHLLDGYSLNFQYQDGKAIHMEFNNGKAKYEWVVGPGKGNGNEDISYRSSKIDQNIYVVNWHETDKKDYLTIVFDFNRMVVHSSVIVGYENKPERTLKTVFMSGIIDHLKIAE, encoded by the coding sequence ATGAAACTAAAATTAATCACACTTATTAGCCTTATTACTTTCAGTTTAGGTTTTTCACAAAACCATACAACAGAGAAAAATAAATTTCAATTTGGAGAAGCAGAACATCTTTTAGATGGATATTCTTTAAACTTTCAGTATCAAGATGGCAAAGCAATACATATGGAGTTTAACAATGGAAAAGCAAAATATGAATGGGTTGTTGGGCCAGGTAAAGGAAACGGAAATGAAGATATTTCTTATCGTTCTTCTAAAATAGATCAAAATATTTATGTTGTTAATTGGCATGAAACAGATAAGAAAGACTATTTAACCATCGTCTTTGATTTTAATAGAATGGTAGTGCATAGTTCTGTTATTGTTGGGTACGAAAACAAACCAGAAAGAACTTTGAAAACAGTATTTATGAGTGGAATTATTGATCATTTAAAAATAGCTGAATAA
- a CDS encoding O-methyltransferase: MVTEKIEATLEELFKDSKYDRLKMIKGAAKSILRSMEPLDFKDAYLSISKEQGQGLIKLITDNKLKRIVEFGTSFGISTLFLAQGVLETGGRIITTELIASKADKAIENFKRAGVSDLIDVRVGDAVETLKNHNDSIDLLLLDGWKDLYLSIFQMLESKFHANTFIYVDNAEMVEAKAFINVIRKNSKYQLEPQFGGKVVLISLKK, encoded by the coding sequence ATGGTTACAGAAAAAATAGAAGCTACATTAGAAGAATTATTTAAAGATTCTAAATATGATCGGCTTAAAATGATAAAAGGCGCAGCAAAAAGCATTTTGAGATCAATGGAACCTTTAGATTTTAAAGATGCATATCTGTCAATTTCAAAAGAACAAGGCCAGGGTTTAATCAAATTAATTACAGATAATAAACTTAAAAGAATTGTCGAATTCGGAACTTCTTTCGGAATATCGACACTCTTTTTAGCACAAGGTGTTCTTGAAACAGGCGGACGCATCATTACCACAGAATTAATTGCTTCGAAAGCGGATAAAGCAATTGAAAACTTTAAAAGGGCAGGAGTGAGTGACCTTATTGATGTTAGAGTTGGAGATGCTGTGGAAACCTTAAAAAATCATAATGATTCCATTGATTTATTACTGTTAGATGGCTGGAAAGATTTGTACTTATCTATATTTCAAATGCTTGAATCTAAATTTCATGCCAACACATTTATCTATGTAGATAATGCAGAAATGGTAGAAGCTAAAGCTTTTATAAATGTAATTCGTAAAAATAGTAAGTATCAATTAGAGCCTCAATTTGGAGGAAAAGTAGTTTTAATTAGTTTAAAAAAATAA
- a CDS encoding M1 family metallopeptidase, producing MMIKKVLFFVLVLVNTISFSQTHTTYKPERDKINDLVHTKLKVDFNFKEKQLNGEAWVTAKPHFYATNKITLDAKAMIIHQISLDNKKLDYNYNYDDASIVIDLPKEYKKDEEFTLYIKYTARPEKVQQKGSAAITDAKGLYFINADGLDKNKPTQIWTQGETEASSCWFPTIDSPNQKTTQEIYITVPKKFVTLSNGKLMSQIENGTDRTDYWKMDQKHAPYLFFMGVGEYEVIKDSYKDIPVDYYVEKEYAPYAKDIFGLTPEMIGFFSKILGVEYPWNKYSQIVGRDYVSGAMENTTAVIHGEQAYQTPGQLIDENVQENTIAHEIFHHWFGNLVTTESWSNLTLNESFANYSEYLWREHKYGKLDADMHLFEDCQAYLDGQNTDKHLVRFNYVDKEDMFDLVSYNKGGAILHMLRNYLGDDAFFLGLKTFLTENKYQAAEVHQLRLVFEKITGKDLNWFFNQWYFGAGHPRIEVSYDYNTIQKKVTINLLQLNVNEFKFPLAIDIFENGQKTRHNVFVNGNDASFTFPYTKQPTLIQINADGVLLSEITENKVLSDYIFQLKNAENYAHRREALLEVAKKQEEKDAFSAVEAAMSDPSYKIRILALQKIDLINKFSKKDAIHKIMQIANNDPKTLVQATAIETLGKLTDPELKSIFEKGLQSKSYSVIGKSLVAMYYIDKPTAVAKSRELPDEIRKILATPLTRIYIEEKDENELPFIAKSVLSGMFLTGEDTTKSLYQKAFKQISESNNSEAIQNLVDDMVVKGTQYKSFNFDKVVINLMRTMVNDQKAKDTANKVRNTEIIKEGMAKLL from the coding sequence ATGATGATTAAAAAAGTGCTGTTTTTTGTTTTGGTATTAGTGAATACAATCAGTTTTTCTCAAACACATACTACTTATAAACCAGAAAGAGATAAAATTAACGATCTAGTTCACACAAAATTAAAGGTAGATTTTAATTTTAAAGAAAAACAGTTAAACGGAGAAGCTTGGGTAACTGCCAAACCTCATTTTTATGCAACAAACAAAATTACGTTAGATGCAAAGGCAATGATTATTCATCAAATTTCTTTAGATAATAAGAAGTTAGATTACAATTACAATTATGATGATGCAAGCATTGTTATCGATTTGCCAAAAGAATATAAAAAAGACGAAGAATTTACGCTTTACATTAAATATACAGCACGTCCAGAAAAAGTACAACAAAAAGGAAGTGCAGCAATTACCGATGCAAAAGGTTTGTATTTTATAAATGCAGATGGTTTAGACAAAAACAAACCTACCCAAATATGGACACAAGGTGAAACAGAAGCAAGTAGCTGTTGGTTTCCTACAATTGATAGTCCGAATCAGAAAACTACCCAAGAAATTTATATTACGGTTCCTAAAAAGTTTGTCACACTTTCTAACGGAAAGTTAATGAGTCAAATAGAAAACGGAACTGACAGAACTGATTATTGGAAAATGGATCAAAAGCATGCGCCTTATTTATTTTTTATGGGAGTAGGCGAGTATGAAGTGATTAAAGATTCTTACAAAGACATTCCTGTAGATTACTATGTAGAAAAAGAATATGCACCGTATGCAAAAGATATTTTTGGGTTGACACCAGAAATGATTGGTTTCTTTTCTAAAATTTTAGGAGTAGAATATCCTTGGAATAAATATAGCCAAATTGTAGGTAGAGATTATGTTTCTGGAGCTATGGAAAACACAACAGCTGTAATTCATGGAGAACAAGCCTACCAAACACCAGGTCAATTAATTGATGAAAATGTACAAGAAAACACTATTGCACACGAGATTTTTCACCATTGGTTTGGTAATTTAGTAACTACAGAAAGTTGGTCTAACTTAACATTAAATGAGTCTTTTGCTAATTATAGTGAGTATTTATGGAGAGAGCATAAATACGGTAAATTAGATGCAGACATGCATTTGTTTGAAGATTGTCAGGCTTATTTAGACGGACAAAATACAGATAAACATTTGGTTCGTTTTAACTATGTTGATAAAGAAGATATGTTCGATTTAGTAAGCTATAATAAAGGTGGCGCTATCTTACACATGTTACGTAATTACTTAGGTGATGATGCTTTTTTCTTAGGATTAAAAACTTTCTTAACTGAAAATAAATACCAAGCAGCAGAAGTACATCAATTAAGATTGGTTTTTGAAAAAATAACAGGTAAAGATTTAAACTGGTTTTTTAACCAATGGTATTTTGGAGCAGGACACCCAAGAATTGAGGTTTCTTATGACTACAATACCATTCAGAAAAAGGTAACGATAAACCTTTTACAATTGAATGTAAATGAATTTAAATTTCCTTTAGCCATTGATATTTTCGAAAACGGACAAAAAACAAGACACAACGTTTTTGTAAATGGAAATGATGCCTCTTTTACCTTTCCGTACACAAAACAACCAACGTTGATTCAGATAAATGCAGACGGAGTTTTACTATCTGAAATTACAGAAAATAAGGTTTTAAGTGATTACATCTTTCAGTTAAAAAATGCAGAAAACTATGCACATAGAAGAGAAGCATTGTTAGAAGTAGCAAAAAAACAAGAAGAAAAAGACGCTTTTAGTGCTGTGGAAGCTGCAATGAGCGATCCATCATACAAAATTAGAATTCTAGCTTTACAGAAAATAGATTTAATTAATAAGTTTTCTAAAAAGGATGCCATTCATAAAATAATGCAAATCGCAAATAATGATCCAAAAACATTGGTGCAAGCAACCGCTATTGAAACCTTAGGTAAATTAACAGATCCAGAGTTAAAAAGCATTTTCGAGAAAGGCTTACAAAGTAAATCGTATTCTGTAATAGGAAAATCTTTGGTTGCCATGTATTATATAGACAAACCAACAGCAGTTGCCAAGTCTAGAGAATTACCAGATGAAATTAGAAAAATATTAGCAACGCCTTTAACACGTATTTACATTGAAGAAAAAGATGAAAACGAATTACCTTTTATAGCAAAAAGTGTCTTATCTGGTATGTTTTTAACAGGTGAGGATACTACAAAAAGCTTGTATCAAAAAGCCTTTAAACAAATATCAGAAAGCAATAATTCTGAGGCAATTCAGAATTTAGTAGATGATATGGTGGTAAAAGGAACGCAATACAAATCATTTAATTTTGATAAAGTGGTTATTAATTTAATGAGAACCATGGTAAATGATCAAAAAGCAAAAGACACTGCTAATAAAGTTAGAAATACAGAGATCATAAAAGAAGGTATGGCAAAGTTATTATAA
- a CDS encoding Na+/H+ antiporter NhaC family protein has product MENSNTITPKFSALIPLFVFVCTFLGVGIYQNDFYALPAPIAVIAGIIVAFLMFRQSINSKIKTLLQGCGDDKILTMCLIYLLAGAFATITKSTGSVDAIVSLGLDYINIQYIYFGIFIIAGFLSVSTGTSVGAIVALAPIVIGIAEKSSVDLSILCGALLGGSMFGDNLSVISDTTIAATQSLGCKMSDKFKQNIKIAIPAALFTIAILIIQGLGLKEVATETVTYNYSVLKIVPYLLVITLSIVGVNVFITLLLGVLSGIFLGLIYGDFTLLESTKIAYTGFTSMTEIFLLSLLTGGLAALVKKNGGIDFILLKIKTLIKSKKSAQFGIATLVSTINMAIANNTVSIIISGPIAKTINDEYGLDNKKTASILDIFACITQGLLPYGAQVLMILSFSNGKIDYLDLVSNTWYLALLFIYTLLFISFKPLRFGSN; this is encoded by the coding sequence ATGGAAAATTCAAACACAATTACCCCAAAATTTAGCGCATTAATTCCCTTATTCGTATTTGTATGTACGTTTTTAGGTGTTGGCATCTATCAAAATGATTTTTATGCATTACCTGCTCCTATTGCAGTAATAGCAGGTATTATTGTGGCTTTTTTAATGTTTAGACAATCTATCAACTCTAAAATTAAAACACTGTTACAAGGTTGTGGAGATGATAAAATATTAACCATGTGTTTAATCTATTTGCTAGCAGGTGCCTTTGCTACCATTACAAAATCTACAGGTAGTGTAGATGCTATTGTAAGTCTTGGGTTAGATTATATTAACATACAATATATTTACTTTGGTATTTTTATAATTGCTGGTTTTTTATCGGTTTCAACAGGTACTTCAGTTGGTGCCATTGTTGCATTAGCGCCAATTGTTATCGGTATTGCAGAAAAAAGTAGCGTAGATTTATCCATACTTTGTGGCGCATTATTAGGCGGTAGTATGTTTGGTGATAATCTATCTGTAATTTCTGATACTACCATTGCTGCCACACAATCTTTGGGCTGTAAAATGAGTGATAAATTTAAACAAAATATTAAAATTGCCATTCCCGCTGCATTATTTACCATTGCAATCTTAATTATTCAAGGTTTAGGATTAAAAGAGGTAGCAACTGAAACTGTAACGTATAATTATTCTGTACTAAAAATAGTACCATACTTATTGGTGATTACCTTATCTATAGTAGGTGTTAATGTATTTATAACTTTACTATTAGGTGTTCTTTCTGGCATCTTTTTAGGTTTAATCTATGGAGATTTCACACTTCTTGAATCGACTAAAATAGCCTATACAGGTTTTACAAGTATGACTGAAATTTTCTTATTATCCTTACTTACAGGTGGATTAGCTGCTTTGGTGAAAAAAAATGGTGGGATTGATTTTATACTGCTAAAAATTAAGACACTTATAAAAAGTAAAAAATCAGCTCAATTTGGCATTGCAACTTTAGTAAGTACCATTAACATGGCGATTGCTAATAATACGGTTTCTATAATAATTTCTGGTCCCATTGCAAAAACAATTAACGATGAGTACGGTTTAGACAATAAAAAAACAGCATCTATATTAGATATATTTGCCTGCATTACGCAAGGCCTTTTGCCTTATGGCGCACAGGTTTTAATGATCTTAAGTTTCTCTAACGGAAAAATAGATTACCTAGATTTAGTTTCTAATACCTGGTATTTGGCATTATTATTTATATATACCTTATTATTTATCAGCTTTAAACCACTAAGATTTGGTTCTAATTAA